A DNA window from Pristis pectinata isolate sPriPec2 chromosome 29, sPriPec2.1.pri, whole genome shotgun sequence contains the following coding sequences:
- the LOC127584288 gene encoding E3 ubiquitin-protein ligase MARCHF5-like: protein MAAVAGLPGLERNCWVCFATDLDDRSAEWVSPCRCKGSTKWIHQACLQRWLDEKQKGNSTGRVACPQCNTEYLIVFPKLGPVVYSLHQVDRILSKASPFAAASIVVGTVYWSAVTYGAVTVMQVVGHKKGLDLMERADPLFLLMGLPTIPVMLILAKMIRWEDFVLRMWRKYSSKLQVLSSIFPGFGCPIPRIPAETNNRSDHTSVSRILCGALVFPTISSLVGKLIFSSVSSNLQRTILGGIAFVAIKGVLKVYFRQQQYLIQANRRILNYPERGEEQEDPQEAYEDSGSD from the exons ATGGCGGCGGTAGCGGGGCTCCCGGGGCTGGAGAG GAACTGCTGGGTGTGCTTCGCCACTGACCTCGATGATCGCTCTGCAGAATGGGTAAGCCCATGCCGATGTAAAGGGTCAACAAAATGGATCCACCAGGCATGTCTACAGCGATGGCTTGACGAGAAACAAAAGGGGAACAGCACGGGCCGGGTGGCGTGTCCACAATGCAACACGGAGTACTTGATTGTCTTCCCGAAGTTAG GTCCAGTTGTTTATTCCTTGCACCAAGTCGACCGCATTCTGTCCAAAGCCAGCCCGTTTGCAGCAGCCAGCATCGTGGTGGGGACTGTGTACTGGTCGGCGGTGACGTACGGAGCGGTGACTGTAATGCAG GTTGTGGGGCACAAGAAAGGTTTGGACCTGATGGAGCGGGCGGATCCTCTCTTCCTGCTGATGGGGCTGCCCACCATTCCAGTGATGCTCATTTTGGCCAAGATGATCCGATGGGAGGACTTTGTGCTTCGGATGTGGCGCAAGTACTCCAGCAAGCTTCAAGTTCTCAGCAGCATTTTCCCAG GTTTCGGATGCCCCATTCCTCGTATACCTGCTGAGACCAACAATCGAAGTGATCACACGTCCGTCTCTCGCATCCTATGCGGCGCGCTCGTCTTCCCAACGATATCCAGCTTGGTTGGCAAATTAATATTCAGCAGCGTGAGCTCCAATCTGCAGCGAACTATCTTG GGAGGGATTGCCTTTGTCGCTATCAAGGGGGTTTTAAAGGTTTACTTCAGGCAACAGCAATATCTCATCCAGGCGAACCGCCGAATTCTCAACTAtcctgagaggggagaggaacaAGAAGATCCACAGGAGGCCTATGAGGACTCGGGGAGTGACTAA